A part of Shewanella sp. Choline-02u-19 genomic DNA contains:
- a CDS encoding TonB-dependent siderophore receptor, with protein sequence MSFKFSRIGLAVVAALASSTTFAEEVTAESNVVVESNIERITVTGRSFNDYKVGSSSGAMRGDIDILDTPQSVTVIPDFVTDEQLATNLGEVLVNDSSVTGGSEKWNRQVFSIRGFELSSGSGYLINGQQQWSHYVQPIETLQQVEVLKGPSSMLYGQSGPGGLINMVSKKPTYDTMLDIGFDTDEHGSTRFQLDAGGSLNESETIRYRTVLVKQDTQYWREYQDGTNQERDRWLGYLNLEFDITDDLLLSVKYDHTQDKTGIDRGGWLDSSGDLIGGSDIIWDQPWAFTDNTISNMGADLTYHLSDEWQVKAGFNDQQFNRQRLDSSPQYSETAMTDGYNIKPFDRYDDWQHKTGYIDFTGNLYTGDVEHQLLIGANMLDYYYGQLKESYVSADPKDKNMIPVVPGQPLPKPDLDYNRDETLYESSYKHYGFYVQDLVTINDEWQALAGVRYDEQKKDGDGGNSYAVSPKFGVIYSPAENGSIYVNYSKSFTPQGIVNNEDDVNNRMNLDPEYGEQYEIGTKWELFDGSLLLTGAIFDITVSNVTVQQELETPDEDGNIYKTTQQGEQRHKGFEMGAQGQVSEKWFMTGSMMYLDAEYITSANDRDSLDGLTPVDAPEWSANVWTRYEMTEALALNFGAIYVGERFANTSNTISKDGYVRFDMGAAYTMDIMGSDVSVRMNVKNLFDVDYLAGGTNTDVTVGEGRNFSLALEAKF encoded by the coding sequence ATGTCTTTTAAGTTTTCTCGTATCGGTCTTGCCGTTGTTGCTGCTTTAGCATCATCAACGACTTTTGCTGAAGAAGTTACAGCAGAATCTAACGTTGTTGTAGAGAGCAACATCGAGCGTATTACGGTTACTGGACGTAGTTTTAACGACTATAAAGTGGGCTCATCTTCAGGTGCAATGCGTGGTGATATCGATATTCTTGACACTCCGCAATCGGTAACCGTTATTCCAGATTTTGTTACCGATGAGCAGTTAGCGACGAACCTAGGTGAAGTACTGGTTAACGATTCTAGTGTGACGGGAGGCAGTGAAAAATGGAATCGCCAAGTATTTAGCATCCGTGGTTTTGAGTTGTCGTCAGGTTCAGGTTATTTGATCAACGGTCAACAGCAATGGTCTCACTACGTACAGCCTATTGAAACCTTGCAACAAGTTGAAGTGTTGAAAGGCCCTTCAAGTATGCTCTATGGTCAATCTGGCCCTGGTGGTTTGATCAATATGGTTAGCAAAAAGCCGACATATGACACTATGCTAGATATTGGTTTTGATACTGATGAACATGGTTCTACCCGTTTTCAGCTTGATGCCGGTGGTAGCTTGAATGAATCAGAAACGATTCGCTATCGCACCGTGCTTGTTAAGCAAGACACGCAATACTGGCGTGAATACCAAGATGGCACTAATCAGGAACGTGATCGTTGGTTAGGCTATCTAAACCTTGAGTTTGATATCACTGATGATTTACTACTGTCAGTTAAGTATGACCATACTCAAGACAAGACTGGCATCGACCGTGGTGGTTGGTTAGATAGCAGCGGGGATTTGATTGGTGGCAGTGACATTATTTGGGATCAGCCGTGGGCGTTCACCGATAATACCATCTCTAATATGGGGGCTGACTTAACTTACCATCTAAGTGATGAGTGGCAAGTTAAAGCGGGCTTTAACGATCAACAGTTTAATCGTCAGCGTTTAGATTCTTCACCTCAGTATTCTGAAACAGCAATGACTGACGGATACAATATTAAGCCATTCGATCGCTATGATGATTGGCAGCATAAAACGGGTTATATCGATTTCACTGGTAATTTATACACTGGTGATGTTGAGCATCAATTACTTATTGGTGCCAACATGCTTGATTACTATTATGGTCAGTTAAAAGAAAGCTACGTATCAGCGGATCCAAAAGATAAAAATATGATCCCTGTAGTGCCGGGTCAGCCGTTACCTAAGCCTGATCTTGATTATAATCGCGATGAAACGTTATACGAGAGTAGCTATAAGCATTATGGTTTCTATGTTCAAGATCTCGTGACGATTAACGATGAATGGCAAGCCCTTGCTGGTGTGCGTTATGACGAACAAAAGAAAGATGGCGACGGTGGTAACAGTTACGCCGTTTCACCAAAGTTTGGTGTTATCTATTCACCCGCTGAAAATGGCAGTATCTATGTAAACTACTCTAAGAGCTTCACTCCACAAGGGATTGTGAACAATGAAGATGATGTTAACAATCGTATGAACCTTGACCCAGAGTATGGCGAGCAATACGAGATCGGCACCAAGTGGGAACTGTTTGATGGCAGCTTGCTATTAACCGGTGCCATATTTGATATTACCGTTTCAAACGTTACCGTGCAGCAAGAGCTAGAAACGCCAGATGAAGATGGCAATATCTACAAAACGACTCAACAAGGTGAGCAACGCCATAAAGGTTTTGAAATGGGTGCTCAAGGTCAAGTGAGTGAGAAGTGGTTTATGACCGGCTCAATGATGTATCTTGATGCTGAATATATAACTAGCGCAAATGATCGAGATAGCTTAGATGGTTTGACACCTGTTGATGCACCAGAGTGGTCTGCCAACGTATGGACGCGTTATGAGATGACAGAAGCACTAGCACTTAACTTTGGTGCTATCTATGTGGGTGAGCGTTTTGCTAATACCAGCAATACCATCAGTAAAGACGGTTATGTTCGTTTCGATATGGGCGCGGCATATACCATGGATATAATGGGTAGCGATGTCAGTGTTCGTATGAACGTGAAAAATCTATTCGATGTTGATTATCTAGCGGGTGGTACTAACACTGATGTCACAGTGGGTGAAGGTCGTAACTTTAGCTTGGCATTAGAAGCTAAGTTCTAA
- a CDS encoding F0F1 ATP synthase subunit epsilon: MAAMTVQLDIVSAESSIYSGLVAHLQVTGSEGDLGVMPGHAPLLTHIKPGMARIVKQDGKEEVFYLSGGILEVQPFSVSVLADVVLRADEIDEKAAEEAKRRAESAMADAGADFNYAAAAIELAQAMAQLRVVETIKKNIAR, from the coding sequence ATGGCAGCCATGACAGTACAACTTGATATAGTAAGTGCAGAAAGTAGCATCTATTCTGGCCTTGTAGCACATCTACAAGTGACTGGTTCAGAAGGTGATCTAGGCGTTATGCCTGGTCACGCGCCACTACTGACACATATCAAACCTGGCATGGCACGCATCGTCAAGCAAGATGGGAAAGAAGAGGTGTTTTATCTTTCGGGTGGTATCCTGGAAGTTCAACCTTTTTCTGTTTCAGTATTGGCTGACGTGGTATTGCGTGCCGATGAAATTGACGAAAAGGCTGCTGAAGAAGCCAAGCGTCGTGCAGAATCTGCTATGGCAGATGCTGGCGCTGACTTCAACTATGCAGCCGCTGCGATTGAACTAGCTCAGGCTATGGCTCAATTGCGCGTTGTTGAAACCATCAAGAAAAACATTGCCAGATAA
- the atpB gene encoding F0F1 ATP synthase subunit A has product MAATGEALTPQGYIQHHLTNLSVGEGFWTWHIDSLFFSVGLGVLFLWLFRSVGKKATTGVPGKLQCFVEMIVEFVDSSVKETFHGRNPVIAPLALTIFVWVFMMNFMDMVPVDWIPSLALAAGIPYMKVVPTTDLNITFSMALGVFVLIIYYSIKVKGISGFVKELTMQPFNHWAMIPVNFLLETVTLIAKPISLALRLFGNLYAGELIFILIALMYGANWALSTLGVTLQLGWLIFHIMVITLQAFIFMMLTVVYLSMAHEDH; this is encoded by the coding sequence ATGGCTGCAACTGGTGAAGCGTTAACACCGCAGGGCTATATCCAGCACCACCTTACCAACCTAAGTGTTGGCGAAGGCTTCTGGACATGGCACATTGATTCATTGTTCTTTTCGGTTGGGCTTGGTGTTTTGTTCTTGTGGCTATTCCGTAGCGTTGGCAAGAAAGCAACTACCGGTGTTCCCGGCAAACTTCAGTGTTTTGTCGAGATGATAGTTGAGTTCGTTGACAGTAGCGTTAAGGAAACCTTCCATGGCCGCAATCCTGTTATTGCTCCGTTGGCATTAACGATTTTTGTATGGGTATTCATGATGAACTTCATGGATATGGTTCCAGTTGACTGGATCCCATCACTAGCACTTGCTGCTGGTATCCCTTACATGAAAGTTGTACCAACGACTGACTTAAACATTACCTTTAGTATGGCTTTAGGTGTGTTTGTGCTGATTATTTATTACAGCATTAAGGTCAAGGGTATTTCAGGGTTTGTTAAAGAACTGACCATGCAGCCTTTTAACCATTGGGCAATGATACCCGTCAACTTTCTGCTAGAAACAGTTACTTTGATCGCTAAGCCAATTTCATTGGCACTGCGTTTGTTTGGTAACTTGTATGCGGGTGAGTTGATTTTCATCCTTATTGCGTTGATGTACGGTGCTAACTGGGCATTATCTACTCTAGGTGTAACATTACAGCTAGGTTGGTTAATTTTCCATATTATGGTTATCACTTTACAGGCGTTTATCTTCATGATGTTGACCGTTGTTTACTTAAGCATGGCGCATGAAGATCATTAA
- the atpF gene encoding F0F1 ATP synthase subunit B → MNINATLLGQTVAFLLFVWFCMKFVWPPLMNAIEERQKRIADGLADADRAVKDLELAQAKATDQLKDAKATANEIIEQANKRKAQIVDEAKAEADTERAKIIAQGYAEIEAERNRVKEDLRKQVAVLAIAGAEKILERSIDEAAHSDIVNKLVAEL, encoded by the coding sequence GTGAATATCAACGCTACCCTACTCGGTCAGACGGTTGCCTTTTTACTCTTCGTGTGGTTTTGCATGAAGTTTGTTTGGCCTCCTTTGATGAATGCCATCGAAGAACGTCAAAAAAGGATTGCCGACGGTTTAGCTGATGCTGACCGTGCCGTGAAAGACCTTGAGTTGGCACAGGCGAAAGCCACTGATCAACTCAAAGATGCAAAAGCGACTGCTAACGAAATTATTGAGCAAGCTAATAAGCGTAAAGCTCAAATCGTTGATGAAGCTAAAGCCGAAGCTGATACTGAGCGCGCTAAGATTATCGCGCAAGGTTATGCAGAAATTGAAGCTGAACGTAATCGCGTAAAAGAAGACCTGCGTAAGCAAGTCGCTGTACTGGCTATTGCCGGCGCTGAAAAAATTCTTGAACGTTCGATTGATGAAGCCGCCCACAGTGACATAGTTAATAAACTTGTTGCTGAACTTTAA
- the glmU gene encoding bifunctional UDP-N-acetylglucosamine diphosphorylase/glucosamine-1-phosphate N-acetyltransferase GlmU — MALNVVILAAGKGTRMRSDLPKVLHPIAHKSMVQHVIDTAHDVGSDAIQLVYGYGADKLQAKLGEQQLNWILQAEQLGTGHAVAQANDNIADDDTVLILYGDVPLIQAATLDSLLAAREDGGLAILTVNLPNPMGYGRIVREADKVVGIIEQKDATTEQLAINEINTGIMAAPGKQLKSWLSQLSSDNAQGEYYLTDIVAMAHKDGVAITTAQPESAVEVEGANNRVQLAQLERAYQVRAAEKLMLEGANLRDPARIDIRGDVTVGMDVMIDINVIIEGKVTIGNNVTIGAGAILIDCEISDNAVIKPYSIIENAKVGVSASAGPFARLRPGAELKEDAHVGNFVEIKKAVLGKGSKAGHLAYIGDAQIGSGVNIGAGTITCNYDGANKFLTVIEDNVFVGSDTQLIAPVTIGKGATLGAGSTITKDVAADELVITRVKQRHISGWARPVKRSKK, encoded by the coding sequence ATGGCACTGAACGTAGTGATTTTGGCCGCAGGCAAGGGAACCCGCATGCGCTCAGATCTTCCCAAAGTTCTTCACCCAATTGCTCATAAGAGTATGGTTCAACATGTGATTGATACCGCTCATGACGTTGGCAGTGACGCTATTCAGCTTGTTTATGGCTATGGTGCGGATAAGCTACAAGCTAAGCTTGGCGAACAACAACTTAATTGGATTTTACAAGCTGAGCAATTGGGTACTGGTCACGCTGTTGCACAGGCCAATGACAATATAGCTGATGATGACACTGTGTTAATCCTTTACGGTGACGTGCCATTAATACAAGCCGCTACGCTTGATTCCTTGCTCGCAGCGCGAGAAGACGGTGGTCTAGCTATTCTGACCGTTAACCTACCCAATCCAATGGGATATGGTCGCATCGTACGCGAAGCAGATAAAGTGGTTGGCATTATTGAGCAGAAAGATGCTACTACAGAACAGTTAGCTATCAATGAGATCAATACCGGCATTATGGCTGCTCCCGGTAAGCAACTTAAATCTTGGTTGAGTCAATTGTCATCAGACAATGCACAGGGTGAATACTATCTCACTGATATTGTTGCTATGGCACATAAAGACGGCGTGGCAATTACGACCGCTCAGCCTGAATCTGCGGTAGAAGTTGAAGGTGCTAATAACCGCGTGCAGTTGGCACAACTAGAACGTGCTTACCAAGTACGTGCTGCTGAAAAACTCATGCTTGAAGGCGCTAACCTGCGTGATCCTGCCCGCATTGATATCCGTGGTGATGTTACTGTTGGTATGGATGTGATGATTGATATCAACGTGATTATCGAAGGCAAAGTGACTATTGGGAATAACGTCACTATTGGTGCTGGTGCCATTCTTATTGATTGTGAAATTAGTGATAATGCGGTTATTAAACCTTATTCTATTATCGAGAATGCCAAAGTAGGTGTTAGTGCTAGTGCGGGGCCTTTTGCTCGTTTACGCCCAGGTGCTGAACTAAAAGAAGATGCCCATGTAGGTAATTTCGTGGAGATCAAGAAAGCCGTATTAGGTAAAGGGTCTAAAGCGGGTCACTTAGCTTATATCGGTGATGCGCAGATAGGCAGTGGTGTCAATATTGGTGCAGGTACCATTACTTGTAATTATGATGGCGCTAATAAGTTCTTAACGGTTATCGAAGATAACGTCTTTGTTGGCAGCGATACCCAACTTATTGCACCGGTGACGATTGGTAAAGGCGCAACACTGGGTGCTGGTTCTACCATTACCAAAGATGTTGCTGCTGATGAGCTTGTTATCACCCGTGTTAAGCAGCGTCATATATCGGGTTGGGCACGACCGGTAAAACGCTCGAAGAAGTAA
- a CDS encoding ATP synthase subunit I, with the protein MSKVLARRGRWSAYKLVLIQAAVAGSVSVFFFAMWGAQYGISALAGGAIAVLPNFVFATLAFSHTGASSAAKVVKTFYWGEAVKMLLTIAMFSFVFINIEIGFMPLFVCYTLALVMHWTAPLYFKQS; encoded by the coding sequence TTGAGCAAGGTTTTAGCACGTCGTGGCCGTTGGTCAGCCTATAAATTAGTTTTGATACAGGCGGCGGTGGCTGGAAGTGTTTCTGTTTTCTTTTTCGCCATGTGGGGAGCTCAGTATGGTATATCTGCATTAGCAGGTGGTGCTATTGCTGTACTCCCTAATTTTGTATTCGCAACCCTCGCTTTTTCCCATACGGGAGCAAGCTCCGCAGCTAAAGTTGTTAAGACTTTTTACTGGGGGGAAGCGGTAAAGATGCTGTTAACCATAGCAATGTTTTCGTTTGTGTTTATCAATATAGAAATTGGTTTTATGCCTCTTTTTGTATGTTACACCCTGGCGTTAGTGATGCATTGGACAGCTCCTTTATATTTCAAGCAAAGTTAA
- the atpD gene encoding F0F1 ATP synthase subunit beta, translated as MSTGTVVQVIGAVVDVEFPQDAVPQIYDALKIESEGLVLEVQQQLGGGVVRTIAMGTSDGLRRGLEVVNSGSPISVPVGDKTLGRIMNVLGEPIDECGEIGEEDRYVIHREAPSYEDQSSSTELLETGIKVIDLVCPFAKGGKVGLFGGAGVGKTVNMMELINNIAKAHSGLSVFAGVGERTREGNDFYYEMKDSGVLDKVAMVYGQMNEPPGNRLRVALTGLTMAERFRDEGKDVLFFVDNIYRYTLAGTEVSALLGRMPSAVGYQPTLAEEMGVLQERITSTKTGSITSVQAVYVPADDLTDPSPATTFAHLDATVVLSRNIASMGIYPAVDPLDSTSRQLDPLVVGQEHYDVANGVQTVLQRYKELKDIIAILGMDELSDEDKTTVSRARKIEKYLSQPFFVAEVFTGSPGKYVSLKDTIRGFKGILAGEFDSLPEQAFYMVGSIDEAVEKANKK; from the coding sequence ATGAGCACAGGTACTGTTGTCCAAGTCATTGGCGCGGTTGTGGACGTTGAGTTTCCACAAGATGCCGTACCTCAGATATATGACGCTCTAAAGATCGAAAGTGAAGGCTTGGTGCTGGAAGTTCAGCAACAACTTGGTGGTGGTGTAGTTCGTACCATCGCTATGGGTACTTCAGATGGTCTGCGTCGTGGTCTTGAGGTCGTAAACTCTGGTTCACCAATTTCTGTTCCGGTTGGGGATAAAACCCTTGGCCGTATTATGAATGTATTGGGCGAGCCTATTGATGAATGTGGTGAAATCGGTGAAGAAGATCGCTATGTGATCCACCGTGAAGCTCCTTCATACGAAGATCAATCAAGCTCTACTGAACTTTTAGAGACGGGTATCAAGGTTATTGACCTTGTTTGTCCGTTTGCTAAAGGTGGTAAAGTTGGCTTGTTTGGTGGTGCTGGTGTAGGTAAGACCGTCAACATGATGGAACTTATTAACAACATCGCTAAAGCACACTCAGGTTTATCAGTTTTCGCTGGTGTAGGTGAGCGTACTCGTGAGGGTAACGATTTCTACTACGAGATGAAAGATTCTGGTGTTCTCGACAAAGTGGCCATGGTTTATGGTCAGATGAACGAGCCTCCAGGAAACCGTCTACGTGTGGCACTTACTGGTCTGACTATGGCCGAAAGATTCCGTGACGAAGGAAAAGATGTTCTTTTCTTTGTTGATAACATCTATCGTTACACCTTGGCAGGTACTGAAGTATCTGCACTGCTAGGCCGTATGCCATCAGCAGTAGGTTACCAGCCAACATTGGCTGAAGAGATGGGTGTACTTCAGGAGCGTATTACATCGACTAAAACAGGGTCTATTACCTCTGTTCAAGCCGTTTACGTACCTGCGGATGATTTAACGGATCCATCACCAGCAACAACCTTCGCTCACTTAGATGCGACTGTTGTATTGTCACGTAATATCGCTTCTATGGGTATTTACCCAGCGGTTGACCCATTGGACTCGACTTCACGTCAATTAGATCCTTTGGTTGTTGGTCAAGAGCATTATGATGTTGCTAACGGTGTGCAGACTGTACTTCAGCGCTATAAAGAGCTGAAAGATATTATTGCGATTCTTGGTATGGATGAATTATCTGATGAAGATAAGACAACCGTATCTCGTGCTCGTAAGATTGAAAAATATCTTTCTCAGCCTTTCTTCGTAGCTGAAGTATTCACTGGTTCTCCAGGTAAGTACGTTTCTCTTAAAGACACTATTCGTGGCTTTAAGGGCATTCTAGCGGGTGAGTTTGACAGCCTTCCAGAGCAAGCGTTCTACATGGTTGGTTCAATCGACGAAGCCGTTGAGAAAGCTAACAAAAAATAA
- the atpG gene encoding F0F1 ATP synthase subunit gamma, with protein sequence MANAKEIKTKIASVQNTQKITSAMEMVAASKMRRAQERMAASRPYAENMRKVIGHVAQGSLEYKHPYLEVREAKRVGYIVVSTDRGLCGGLNVNLFKKVVADVKKQRAAGVEVEFCPIGARSVQFFTNFGGIVPAHASGLGDAPKLADLIGTVRVMLEEYNEGKLDRLYVVFNKFVNTMSQTPVIEQLLPLPKSEEDEISHHWDYLYEPDPKELLDTLLVRYVESQVYQGVVENIASEQAARMVAMKSATDNAGDLISDLQLVYNKARQAAITQELSEIVAGAAAV encoded by the coding sequence ATGGCCAACGCTAAAGAGATTAAAACCAAGATCGCGAGTGTTCAAAACACTCAGAAGATCACGTCTGCTATGGAAATGGTTGCCGCCAGCAAAATGCGCAGAGCGCAGGAACGCATGGCCGCAAGCCGTCCATATGCAGAAAATATGCGTAAGGTGATCGGTCACGTAGCGCAAGGTTCTCTCGAGTATAAACACCCCTATCTAGAGGTGAGAGAGGCTAAGCGTGTTGGTTACATTGTGGTGTCAACCGACCGTGGTCTTTGTGGTGGTCTGAACGTTAACCTTTTCAAAAAGGTTGTCGCAGACGTGAAGAAGCAACGTGCAGCTGGTGTAGAAGTTGAATTCTGCCCAATCGGCGCTCGTAGCGTACAGTTCTTCACTAATTTTGGCGGAATAGTACCTGCTCATGCATCTGGTTTAGGCGACGCTCCAAAGCTCGCTGACCTGATCGGAACAGTACGTGTGATGCTAGAAGAATACAACGAAGGCAAGCTGGACCGTTTGTATGTAGTGTTTAACAAATTCGTTAATACTATGTCCCAAACGCCGGTGATCGAGCAGCTGCTACCTTTGCCAAAGTCAGAAGAGGATGAGATTTCTCATCATTGGGACTACCTATACGAGCCAGATCCAAAAGAACTTTTGGATACTTTATTGGTTCGTTATGTGGAGTCGCAAGTTTACCAAGGTGTTGTTGAGAATATTGCGTCTGAACAAGCAGCCCGTATGGTTGCTATGAAGTCTGCAACCGACAATGCTGGTGATCTTATTAGTGACTTGCAGTTAGTTTACAACAAGGCTCGTCAGGCTGCGATTACGCAAGAGCTGTCGGAAATTGTTGCTGGCGCTGCAGCCGTTTAG
- the atpE gene encoding F0F1 ATP synthase subunit C, with amino-acid sequence METVLGMTAIAVALLIGMGALGTAIGFGLLGGKFLEGAARQPEMAPMLQVKMFIVAGLLDAVTMIGVGIALFMLFTNPLGAML; translated from the coding sequence ATGGAAACTGTATTAGGCATGACAGCTATTGCTGTTGCTCTGTTGATTGGTATGGGTGCATTAGGTACTGCTATCGGTTTCGGCCTACTAGGTGGTAAGTTCTTGGAAGGCGCTGCGCGTCAACCAGAAATGGCTCCTATGCTACAAGTTAAAATGTTCATCGTAGCGGGTCTTTTAGACGCCGTAACTATGATCGGTGTTGGTATTGCATTATTTATGCTCTTTACTAACCCTCTTGGTGCAATGCTTTAA
- the atpH gene encoding F0F1 ATP synthase subunit delta: MAEQTTIARPYAKAAFEFALEKDAIENWAEMLNFAAQVSENETMQTLLAGSLASNQLAELFIGVCGEQVNEQAHNLLKVMAENGRLVVLPAVAQLFVEMQHEHAKEVEAFVVSATELTSEQQQAMSASLEKRLARKVKLNCSIDASLIAGVIITAGDLVIDGSVRGKISRLSDTLQS; encoded by the coding sequence ATGGCTGAACAAACCACCATCGCTCGTCCTTACGCAAAGGCAGCTTTTGAATTTGCTCTTGAAAAAGATGCAATAGAGAATTGGGCAGAAATGCTTAATTTTGCCGCACAAGTTAGTGAAAACGAAACTATGCAGACTCTATTGGCTGGCTCTTTAGCCAGTAACCAGCTTGCAGAACTCTTTATTGGAGTTTGTGGTGAGCAGGTCAATGAGCAAGCTCATAATCTGTTAAAGGTAATGGCTGAAAACGGTCGTTTAGTAGTGCTACCAGCTGTTGCTCAACTATTTGTTGAGATGCAACATGAGCATGCGAAAGAAGTTGAAGCGTTCGTCGTTTCAGCTACAGAGCTAACCTCTGAGCAACAACAGGCCATGAGCGCTTCTTTAGAGAAACGTCTAGCACGCAAAGTTAAGCTGAATTGCAGCATAGATGCCAGCCTTATTGCTGGCGTAATTATCACGGCAGGAGACTTAGTCATTGATGGCTCGGTCCGCGGAAAAATTTCGCGTCTGTCTGATACGCTGCAGTCGTAA
- a CDS encoding DsrE/DsrF/TusD sulfur relay family protein, giving the protein MQHVLIIVNDAPYGSEKLFNALRLAIQLNEQESPTAKVSLFLLSDAITAVLPKQNPAEGYNIQQMLEIIIAQKTEVKFCGSCMHARGLTELTVIDGCEVATMDDLAQWVLMADKTLTF; this is encoded by the coding sequence ATGCAACACGTTCTAATCATCGTCAATGATGCCCCTTATGGTTCAGAGAAGCTTTTTAACGCACTGCGTTTGGCGATACAACTCAATGAGCAAGAGAGTCCAACTGCGAAGGTGAGTCTGTTTTTGTTATCAGATGCTATTACAGCAGTACTGCCAAAACAGAATCCAGCCGAAGGTTATAACATTCAGCAAATGCTTGAGATTATCATTGCACAAAAAACGGAAGTTAAGTTTTGTGGTTCATGTATGCATGCTCGTGGATTAACTGAGTTAACGGTGATTGATGGCTGTGAAGTGGCGACTATGGATGATCTTGCTCAGTGGGTGTTAATGGCTGATAAAACGCTGACCTTTTAA
- the atpA gene encoding F0F1 ATP synthase subunit alpha has product MQLNSTEISDLIKQRIEQFEVVSEARNEGTIVAVSDGIIRIHGLADVMQGEMIELPGNRFAIALNLERDSVGAVVMGPYATLAEGDKVKTTGRILEVPVGRGLLGRVVNTLGEPIDGKGPIDNDGFSPVEVIAPGVIERQSVDQPVQTGYKAVDSMIPIGRGQRELIIGDRQIGKTALAIDSIINQKNTGIKCVYVAVGQKASTIANVVRKLEEHGALANTIVVVATASEAAALQYLAPYSGCSMGEYFRDRGEDALIVYDDLSKQAVAYRQISLLLKRPPGREAYPGDVFYLHSRLLERASRVNAEYVEKFTKGEVKGQTGSLTALPIIETQAGDVSAFVPTNVISITDGQIFLETDLFNSGLRPAVNPGISVSRVGGAAQTKIIKKLSGGIRSALAQYRELAAFSQFASDLDDATRAQLEHGERVTELMKQKQYAPMSIADQSVSIFAAEKGYLKSVELNKIGDFEASLLSFMNSEHADLMKTINDTGNYNADIEGELKASLDKFVETQTW; this is encoded by the coding sequence ATGCAACTGAATTCCACTGAAATCAGCGATCTGATTAAACAGCGGATCGAGCAGTTCGAAGTCGTTAGTGAAGCTCGCAACGAAGGTACAATCGTTGCAGTAAGTGACGGCATCATCCGCATCCACGGCCTAGCCGATGTGATGCAAGGTGAAATGATCGAGCTGCCTGGTAACCGTTTCGCAATCGCGTTGAACTTAGAACGCGATTCTGTCGGTGCCGTAGTAATGGGTCCTTATGCCACTTTGGCAGAAGGCGATAAAGTTAAAACAACTGGTCGCATTTTGGAAGTCCCAGTTGGCCGTGGTCTATTAGGCCGCGTAGTCAACACATTGGGTGAGCCAATCGACGGAAAAGGACCTATCGACAACGATGGTTTCTCTCCTGTTGAAGTTATCGCACCAGGTGTTATTGAACGTCAGTCAGTAGACCAACCAGTGCAAACTGGTTATAAAGCCGTTGACTCTATGATCCCAATCGGTCGTGGACAACGTGAATTAATTATTGGTGACCGTCAGATCGGTAAAACCGCTCTAGCGATCGATTCAATTATTAATCAAAAAAATACTGGCATTAAGTGTGTATACGTAGCTGTAGGCCAAAAGGCTTCTACAATTGCTAACGTGGTACGCAAGCTAGAAGAACATGGCGCTTTGGCGAACACCATTGTTGTTGTTGCTACAGCTTCTGAAGCTGCTGCTCTACAATATTTGGCTCCATACTCTGGTTGTTCAATGGGTGAGTATTTCCGCGACCGCGGTGAAGATGCACTTATTGTCTATGATGATCTTTCTAAGCAAGCAGTTGCTTACCGTCAGATCTCATTGCTACTTAAGCGTCCACCAGGACGTGAAGCATACCCAGGTGATGTATTCTATCTTCACTCTCGTCTGTTAGAACGTGCTTCACGTGTTAACGCTGAGTATGTTGAGAAGTTCACTAAAGGCGAAGTTAAAGGCCAAACTGGTTCTTTGACAGCATTGCCGATTATCGAAACTCAAGCGGGTGACGTATCTGCATTCGTACCGACTAACGTAATTTCGATTACTGATGGTCAGATCTTCCTTGAAACAGACCTATTTAACTCTGGACTACGTCCTGCTGTTAACCCTGGTATTTCTGTTTCTCGTGTAGGTGGTGCGGCTCAGACTAAGATCATCAAGAAACTGTCAGGCGGTATTCGTAGCGCACTTGCACAGTATCGAGAGCTTGCAGCGTTCTCACAGTTTGCATCTGACTTAGATGATGCAACACGTGCTCAGCTTGAGCATGGTGAGCGTGTTACTGAACTTATGAAGCAAAAGCAATATGCCCCTATGAGTATCGCTGATCAGTCTGTGTCTATTTTCGCAGCTGAAAAAGGTTACTTAAAGAGCGTTGAGCTTAATAAGATTGGTGATTTCGAAGCGTCTTTGCTCTCTTTCATGAACAGCGAACATGCTGACCTTATGAAGACCATTAACGATACTGGCAACTATAATGCCGATATTGAAGGTGAGTTAAAGGCTAGCTTGGACAAGTTCGTCGAAACCCAAACCTGGTAA